The following are encoded together in the Pleurocapsa sp. FMAR1 genome:
- a CDS encoding acyltransferase family protein, which translates to MRNDIESLRIISALGIVWFHSGNLPGREIAYGGLIFFIIISSYFATISNRQNKPLERIKRLIVPCLIWTIPYSLLNFVRLGQICPENYSFVSCIFSTPSPHLWYLPYMCIVLILIDRAKLIFSQSTLGLFSGAMAVILMMLFTTVIKICLLAS; encoded by the coding sequence ATGAGGAATGACATTGAATCATTAAGGATTATTAGTGCCTTAGGAATTGTTTGGTTTCATTCAGGAAACTTACCTGGACGAGAGATTGCTTATGGTGGATTAATCTTTTTTATTATTATTTCATCCTATTTTGCTACTATATCTAACCGTCAGAACAAGCCTTTAGAAAGAATAAAAAGGCTAATTGTTCCCTGCCTTATCTGGACTATCCCCTACAGTTTGTTAAATTTTGTGAGACTTGGGCAAATTTGTCCTGAAAATTACAGTTTTGTAAGCTGCATTTTTTCGACTCCATCACCACATCTTTGGTATTTACCCTATATGTGTATTGTCTTGATTTTAATCGATCGCGCTAAACTTATTTTTTCCCAAAGTACTCTGGGATTGTTTTCTGGAGCAATGGCAGTCATCCTGATGATGTTGTTCACGACGGTAATCAAGATTTGCCTGTTGGCATCCTAA